In the Telopea speciosissima isolate NSW1024214 ecotype Mountain lineage chromosome 6, Tspe_v1, whole genome shotgun sequence genome, tcctaggttttagtattttctaaaataccctttaagattccatttccttggctgccaaccttgtagcaggaacattcctgccacaagtgtagcagcaaaaattCATCCCCGTTTTTATACCTTTATTAGAcatttttgagaataaaataaggggcaaatattaaaaaaaggttacaacttcttagttcaccactttgatgataacaaattgTTCCATTTTCTTAATTATTGGAATCTGACTGTAAAGAATATAAACTAACTAGATTAATGTTAAATTGCAAATGCCTAGAAGTTACTATCTATGCCACCCCAGAGTATCTTGATATAAGCAAGATACTACTCTCTGGATGAGGGTGAGAATTTCTTATATCAAATATAACAATGGGCTATAACAAGTAACTCTAAAGTCCCTATTTGTTTGATGGAAAGAATGTGGTGGGAATGTTGTAAGACTGGGTCTCACAGTGTAGCGGGTTGGGAAACAAAGGAGGGATTGTTAATTTTCCTATGAATAGAAACCAaagtcttttttgtttttttgttttttttttgtgggacttTAGATAGCATAGGGATAGAATTTTCAAGCGTCATGCCAATCGACAAAACATTTTTTAATGGTATTCTCGAACTTGCTTTTGTAAGTTCATCACCCCAAGTTAAACAAACAAAATGCCACATCAACACTTTTCCACCCCACCTAAATCGCGGTCAAACAAGCGGGGCCCAAGGGATTAGCTGGGGTGGGAAAAGTCAAGAAGGAATATAACATAGGATAAATACGCAACACCTTCAAAAGAagaagacacacacacacagagcaGGTCCAAATCATGCCATGGAGAATATGAATCATTGATATTGGAGAAGGGAGCTTTTCAAGACAATGTAacatagagaaaaagaaagagtatttGGCTGGGAAGAAGGATATCCAATGGAATATCCCTCAAGCATATGTCAGTGCTTCACTGGCTTATTCCGTTATTCATGTCCACCACTCCATTACTGCCCTATAATAAAGCTTATCGATCGCATTATGGGTTCATATATGGCACAACCCAGAAGATTAATGAACCAGTTCACTCAGTCATGAAGGGAGGGTGTCCTGGGGTTTGGTTAATTTTTGCTAAGCGAACCAGTCGTAGGCAGCTCTCCTTGGCAAGTGATGATCATGGTGAGAGATATAGATAATTGGCATTTGCTCCCAGCAATTAATGACTCGCCAAAGGAGAGTTGCCCTCCGACTGCTTTCAGCTTAATTATATATATCTTCTCATGCACAAGGTTAATTTTATCGGTATCAGCAATATATAATTCAGTAAGATCATTTCTTGTTTTACACCTACAATTCTTTCtcttataatttcattttttcttttctcttaagACATGGAGATCAATAGACATACAATCATCTGATAACGGAGAACGGTTTCGACATACTTGGATCCATGGCCAAAGAACAATGTTTGCACGACTGTCGTCCCTCCACCACAAAACTTTATAGGCAAATGTACGTAACCTTACCCTCGCTTCAGGGAGATTTTTTCCATGTTTTGAACCCATAACCTAGTGGAGTGgtggttgcaatagcgcaacttaactgtTGTGTCAAGGCTAGCCCAGGTGTAATTAAATTTCTAAAATCTATTTACTCGACGcacattttctcttttttctcaaatctatatcTGTTTTTAGGTAAAAGCCACATAAAAGATaggccaaagatttcatacacggccgtgcaagcatgcacggtcgtgtcccctctcacaaggAGTTAGAAAAGTCATAAAACTCCACTCCTattttaatgccttgaaactcttaccctctcacatgcacggcttacacagccatGTACGAAAATTGTCCcctaaaagattttttttttttggtgtgatCAGTACGGAAAGACGAGATTTTACTTAAAAATATTAATTGGGGAAGAGTTATTTGTGCAGGAGTGTGGTCCCTGCATGCACACAAGGAGCCAATGGGAGTGGGAGCGGAAGCATTAACAGGGCGGGTATAAAAGTCCTTCAATATACGGTTGCAATAGGATTGGGTTGGatcgggctttttaaaaccctaacacaaccctgagtccccttagctgggcccaggcccaacccgactCTGACTTAGggcctaaaaaatccaaccctaacccacccttaaGGTCGGGCCCGGCTGTCCCTAATTAGCCCTGATCACGAGGAGGGGTGAAAGGGAAATGCATGAGCTAAACAAGGTCAGGggaaaaattatcaattttacatcaAATAACACTACGtgaaaatatattatatcacttattatcttcatatataatatattatataacaaaatgtgtgtaacatttaaagtttataatatatacattatatcaatatatattttatagtataacttagaACAGCGCTGGGCCGGACTCAATCctgacccggcccgaccctgactaAGGACCAGAATTTCTAACCCTTACTTGTGCTTAGGGCTaaggtatctcagcccaagccttGTTTGGACTCAAGACAAGTTGGGCCAACAAGGCTGATGACCTTATATTTACGTGTGAAAAATTACTTTCCCTAAGTGTGAgcgaaaacaaaaaaaaatgggcaACGCAATAACTAAACTTCTTATTGGTCTTTTGGTGTATTTTCTTCTTAGACTAGTTAAACTTCTTTGTAACCTTTTATAGAGACATGGTATTTTAGATTAGGCAAAAGGTGTTATGCGCGATCTGTATACGTATACGATCGTACCTTCAACCTTTTTATAAGGAGAGAGGGAGATGTGTAATTACACTTCTATCTCCTCCATCTAGTGGCTAAAATGGACGATCATGTACATACACTACGCATAAAAACTGGATAATTTAGATTGTTTTGGAATTTTAAACATATAGTAATGATGAGAtcaaaaaaatccaccaaattAGGAGTCCAACCAAACTGCAatataaaatttgtttgtatatattaaTAAATACTCTAATTAAAATATAATGTTGAGATGGCCGAGTTGGTCTAAGGCGCCAGATTAAGGTTCTGGTCCGAAAGGGCGTGGGTTCAAATCCCACTCTCAacatgtaatattttttttcctaggcccaattattatcattatcctacacttagcctatatttactaaaactaccctactttaaatttcttttctaaaactacattggttttaaacttttacatcttcttctaccctcatgtttttaaatacccacacagcccttccttttcacctagtaacctgctaatctatttaacctactattcttcttctatttttttattatttttgtcattaaagtagtaaaaattgaaagcacccacccgcttcttctctctcccgttttttactccgttttttttttcttcaattcttctatttaattaattttttattcaacatttcaaccTCATTGTTCTTCTTCGAACAAATCATGGTCGCCCGTATCAGGCGATACATACCAGTattgctagtcatcgataccgTATCAATAACACGGTACGAACAAGaggtaaaatggttagaaaactcattttttaaggagatttagGGTAATTTTGTCCTATACAACCGATCTAGGCCGATACCATATtagtatcgtatcgattttgcaggttaccgatatccgttccgataccgtgcactaaaaccatggaacaaatcaactctcttcaaagcatccgataccatgcacaaaaaccatggaacagatcgactctctttaaaaaattaattaaataaaaaaagtgaagaaaaaacaaaaacaaaaaaaaaaacgaatggtGTAAAAAACGGGAAAGAAGAAGcaggtgggtgctttcattttttactatttaatgacaaaaaatagaagaagaatggtaggtttaatatagattagcaggttactaggtgaaaaggaaatgtaatctgggtatttaaaaacatgagggtagaaagagatgtaaaagtttaaaagcagggtagttttagaaaagaagtttgaaGTAGGgtatttttaataaatataggctaagtgtaggataGTGATAATAATTGCCCCTTtcttctaccttttttttttttttggtaaatccttTTTTCTACCTTAGGTATACCGTATACCTAAATATTTGTCTTATTCACTCCCAAGTCCTCCTATCTTTTTCCCAACTTAAATAGGAAGGCGAATTTCTTGTTCCCAAGTCATTTTCTGACTTTAAGTTCAAATTGATACTCCAACCCCAAAGTGGGTGACAAAGAGGTGCGCACATGGGCATCCAATAGGGGTGAGATTTTTCGTTTCATGGTCACAAAAATACTACACGATCTTGgataaagggggaaaaaatatgGCATCAACTGGCATATGAAAGCATCTAAGACTTCAGACTTCAAAGTTAGTGGATGTGAGATTTATTCCGAACATTCCATGGCAAAGAATGACTGATCTAAAAATTCCCTGAAACTATGAATCATTTAGAAGGAATCTATTCAATTCTATTTCCTAATCATTGAACCCCAAGACTCCCAAAAGTGAGGAACGTTTCAACTTTCTAACTCCCAAATCTGTGGTCCTGTTCTAATTCCATCGACGATGCTGCTCTGTCCATGTATCTTCTCATCTTCATCTCATCGTCAATTTAATCAACAAGTCTTCAACACAGTAGAAAACCCAATTTTACTTTTGAGTGTGACCATGAAGTTTTGCTACTATTACAAGATGAACATGGGATTTCATCATTTGGTTTCTCGTTGAAGCAACGCCGTTCTTGAGTTTGTCACTGGAAGATAATGACAGGTTTGTGTAGTCTTTAAGGCGTTCACAGTTCAGAGTTCAAACCACATGCCCAGAAATCATGAATGGAGATTGATTGAATGGAAGCTAAAGAAAGAATATCAAAAGCAGAAACAGAGCAAGTGAAGAAATATTAGAGGAGATATGCATTCACATTCCATTAGAGAAAGCCAGGAAGCCTGCTTCCATGGCTGCTTTTCAGCCCCTTCACTCAGCTTCTCAGACACCCCCAAGCCCACTTTTAAATCAATCAACACAGTTGCTGCTTCTCATTACGACTTTGATGCTGCCACAGCCGCTTCTCTCTTCCCAAACACCCAATTCACCAACCATGAATCCCTCCCTTCATTGTCTGATGCTCTCTCTCGCTTCACCACAGCTTATCCACTCTACTCCCACACCCATGAAATCGACCAAATCCGAGCTCAACACTACTTCCATCTCTCGCTCTACAACCATGTCTGCTTCGACTACATCGGTCTTGGCCTCTTCTCCTATTCCCAGCAACAAATTCCCAGCTcaacaccttcttcttctcctactctATCACCCAACAGTCTTCAATTCCCATTCTTCGACATCTCCTACAAGCCCACAAGTCTGCATTCTCAGATACTAAACAGAGGCAAAGGATCGGAATTTGAATCCAGGATTAAGAAGAGAATCATGGATTTTCTCAATCTCTCTGAAACTGATTATCACATGGTTTTCACGGCCAACAGGGAATCAGCTTTTAAGCTACTGGCAGAATCTTATCCTTTCCAATCCAAGAGCAGCCTCCTTACAGTTTACGACTACAACAGCGAGGGTGTTCGAGTCATGATTGATAACTCCCAGAAGCGAGGAGCCCAAGTCATGTCAGCCAAGTTCTCATGGCCGAGCCTGAGGATTCACCCTAAAAAACTGACGAATTTGATTGTCGgtaaggggaagaagaagaggaaaaggggaCTGTTCGTGTTCCCTCTCCAATCGAGGATGACTGGCAGGCGATACTCGTATCACTGGATGAGTTTGGCACAGGAGAATGGGTGGCACGTCTTGCTTGACGCTTGTGCTTTAGGACCCAAGGATATGGACTCATTGGGCCTCTCTCTCTTC is a window encoding:
- the LOC122665335 gene encoding molybdenum cofactor sulfurase — protein: MHSHSIRESQEACFHGCFSAPSLSFSDTPKPTFKSINTVAASHYDFDAATAASLFPNTQFTNHESLPSLSDALSRFTTAYPLYSHTHEIDQIRAQHYFHLSLYNHVCFDYIGLGLFSYSQQQIPSSTPSSSPTLSPNSLQFPFFDISYKPTSLHSQILNRGKGSEFESRIKKRIMDFLNLSETDYHMVFTANRESAFKLLAESYPFQSKSSLLTVYDYNSEGVRVMIDNSQKRGAQVMSAKFSWPSLRIHPKKLTNLIVGKGKKKRKRGLFVFPLQSRMTGRRYSYHWMSLAQENGWHVLLDACALGPKDMDSLGLSLFRPDFLICSFFKVFGENPSGFGCLFIKRSSASVLEASTTARSSLGIVTLVPANNLSQLPTDDSDNHPETQEKSKLNELERVEHGDASEPHMEQPFSSEIEELDKPIDLLKHGNTETNTTGTGKKSSEINCEYLDHADSLGLTIITSRARHLTNWLVNALINLRHPYPEQGLPLVRIYGPKIKFNRGPALAFNVFDWKGEKVEPVLVQKLGDRSNISISCGFLHNIWFSDKYEEEKESVLETRNLETTEEASKRRKERVDMGITVVTAAVGFLVNFEDIYRLWGFIAQFLDADFVVKERWRYTTLNQKTIEV